One Methylohalobius crimeensis 10Ki DNA segment encodes these proteins:
- the secG gene encoding preprotein translocase subunit SecG, which produces MYQLIIVVHVLIAIGIVVLVLLQQGKGADMGAAFGSGASGTLFGARGSTSFLSRTTAILAALFFLTSLSIAYFSDFQTKKKDVMDILKQESDVPTLGTEAPQSKQSDMPVVAPSETPESSE; this is translated from the coding sequence ATGTACCAGCTTATCATTGTGGTTCACGTATTGATTGCGATCGGTATCGTGGTGCTCGTGCTTCTGCAGCAGGGGAAAGGCGCCGACATGGGCGCGGCCTTCGGCAGCGGCGCTTCCGGTACCCTGTTCGGTGCGCGCGGCTCGACTTCGTTCCTGTCGCGGACCACCGCGATTCTGGCGGCGTTGTTCTTCCTGACGAGCCTATCGATCGCTTACTTTTCGGATTTTCAGACGAAGAAAAAAGACGTCATGGACATTTTGAAGCAAGAGAGCGATGTTCCCACCTTGGGAACCGAGGCGCCCCAATCCAAACAGTCGGATATGCCGGTGGTGGCGCCTTCGGAAACGCCCGAATCTTCAGAATGA
- the tpiA gene encoding triose-phosphate isomerase: MRRSLVVGNWKMNGTSESVRQLVDGILAGLPQGKAVDAGVCPPYVFIPQVAQQLQGSQVLLGAQNVADQDSGAFTGEVSAPMLKEFGCQLAIVGHSERRMKYGESDALIAARYQKAIEHGVRPILCIGETLEQREAGQTFDVVDEQLDAILNQAGIDSLRHAVIAYEPVWAIGTGRTATPDQAQEVHAHIRQKLAAQDSTVAEQVQILYGGSVNADNASELFAMADIDGGLVGGASLKVDSFLAIVQAAGENS, encoded by the coding sequence ATGCGCCGATCATTGGTAGTAGGCAATTGGAAAATGAACGGCACGTCGGAAAGCGTGCGTCAATTGGTGGATGGAATTCTGGCGGGTTTGCCGCAGGGCAAAGCGGTCGATGCGGGCGTATGCCCGCCCTATGTATTCATTCCGCAGGTCGCCCAGCAACTTCAGGGGAGTCAGGTGCTCCTGGGTGCGCAGAACGTGGCGGACCAGGATTCCGGCGCTTTCACCGGCGAGGTTTCCGCGCCGATGCTGAAAGAATTCGGCTGCCAATTGGCCATTGTCGGTCACTCCGAGCGGCGCATGAAATACGGCGAGAGCGATGCGCTGATCGCCGCCCGTTATCAGAAAGCCATCGAGCATGGCGTGCGTCCGATCTTGTGCATCGGCGAGACGCTGGAACAGCGCGAGGCGGGCCAGACCTTCGATGTGGTGGACGAACAGCTCGATGCGATTTTAAATCAAGCGGGAATCGATTCCCTTCGCCACGCGGTCATCGCGTACGAACCGGTCTGGGCTATCGGAACCGGCCGAACGGCGACCCCCGACCAGGCTCAGGAGGTGCATGCCCACATTCGCCAGAAATTGGCCGCCCAGGATTCGACGGTGGCCGAGCAGGTTCAGATCCTCTATGGTGGCAGCGTCAATGCCGATAATGCATCGGAACTGTTCGCCATGGCCGATATCGACGGCGGTTTGGTCGGCGGGGCTTCGCTGAAAGTCGATTCCTTTTTGGCAATTGTTCAAGCAGCTGGGGAAAATAGCTGA
- the ftsH gene encoding ATP-dependent zinc metalloprotease FtsH, whose translation MNNMVKNILLWVVIAAVLMSVFNNFGSRKAPGATLSYTQFISAVQNGRVREVMIDGNAVKGQTTDGQKFVTYSPSDPHLVDDLLANNVEIKARPPEGESLLMQIFISWFPMLLLIGVWIFFMRQMQGGGAGGRGAMNFGKSKARLMEEEKIKVTFKDVAGCEEAIEEVAEVVDFLKDPSKFQKLGGKIPRGILMVGPPGTGKTLIARGIAGEAKVPFFTISGSDFVEMFVGVGASRVRDMFEQAKKHAPCIVFIDEIDAVGRQRGAGLGGGHDEREQTLNQLLVEMDGFEGNEGVIVIAATNRPDVLDPALLRPGRFDRQVTVGLPDIRGREQILSVHLRKVPTLDDVDPKVIARGTPGFSGADLANLVNEASLFAARANKKRVGMAELEKAKDKILMGVERRSMVMTDEEKSMTAYHEAGHAIVGLTVPEHDPVYKVSIMPRGRALGITMFLPERDQYSASKRKLESQIASLFGGRLAEAIIFGKEAITTGASNDIERATQLARNMVTKWGLSEKMGPLAYAEDEGEVFLGRSVTQHKNISEETARMIDEEIRGIIDRNYERAEQILTDNLDKLHMMAEALVKYETIDRAQIDAIMAGRTPPPPKDWEDTPPTEGKSAGQEEDRPEKPAPSPGVSPLGGPAKQHYE comes from the coding sequence ATGAACAATATGGTAAAAAATATCCTATTATGGGTAGTGATTGCGGCGGTCCTGATGTCCGTATTCAACAATTTCGGATCGCGGAAAGCACCGGGAGCGACGCTGTCTTACACCCAATTCATCTCGGCGGTGCAAAACGGCCGGGTTCGGGAAGTGATGATCGACGGCAACGCCGTCAAGGGGCAAACCACCGACGGTCAGAAATTCGTCACCTACAGCCCCAGCGATCCGCATCTTGTGGACGACTTGTTGGCCAACAACGTCGAAATCAAGGCGCGCCCGCCGGAAGGCGAATCGCTGCTGATGCAAATCTTCATCTCCTGGTTCCCCATGCTGCTCCTGATCGGCGTCTGGATCTTCTTCATGCGCCAGATGCAAGGCGGCGGCGCGGGCGGCCGCGGCGCGATGAATTTCGGCAAGAGCAAAGCCCGGCTGATGGAGGAGGAAAAAATCAAAGTCACCTTCAAGGACGTGGCCGGATGCGAGGAAGCGATCGAGGAAGTGGCCGAAGTGGTCGACTTCCTCAAAGACCCCAGCAAATTTCAAAAGCTGGGCGGCAAAATTCCGCGCGGGATCCTCATGGTGGGCCCCCCGGGGACCGGTAAGACATTGATCGCCCGAGGGATCGCCGGGGAGGCCAAAGTGCCCTTCTTCACCATCTCCGGGTCCGACTTCGTGGAAATGTTCGTCGGGGTGGGCGCCTCGCGGGTGCGCGACATGTTCGAGCAGGCCAAAAAGCATGCTCCCTGCATCGTCTTCATCGACGAAATCGACGCGGTCGGTCGGCAGCGGGGCGCGGGTCTGGGCGGCGGTCACGACGAGCGCGAACAGACCCTCAACCAGTTGCTGGTAGAAATGGATGGGTTCGAAGGCAACGAAGGCGTCATCGTCATCGCCGCCACCAACCGACCCGACGTGCTCGACCCGGCGCTGCTGCGTCCGGGACGTTTCGACCGCCAAGTGACCGTGGGCCTGCCCGACATCCGGGGGCGGGAACAAATCCTCAGCGTCCATTTGCGCAAGGTTCCCACCCTGGACGACGTGGACCCCAAGGTCATCGCTCGCGGTACCCCCGGCTTTTCCGGGGCCGACTTGGCCAACTTGGTCAACGAGGCCTCCCTGTTCGCCGCGCGGGCCAACAAAAAACGGGTGGGCATGGCCGAACTGGAAAAAGCCAAGGACAAAATCCTCATGGGCGTCGAACGGCGTTCCATGGTCATGACCGACGAGGAAAAGAGCATGACCGCTTACCACGAAGCCGGCCACGCCATCGTCGGGCTCACCGTGCCCGAACACGACCCCGTCTACAAGGTCAGCATCATGCCGCGGGGTCGGGCGCTGGGGATCACCATGTTCCTCCCGGAAAGGGACCAATATTCGGCCTCCAAGCGCAAACTGGAAAGCCAAATCGCCAGTCTTTTCGGCGGGCGCTTGGCCGAAGCGATCATCTTCGGTAAGGAAGCCATCACTACCGGGGCGTCCAATGACATCGAGCGAGCCACCCAATTGGCGCGCAACATGGTCACCAAATGGGGGCTTTCGGAAAAGATGGGTCCCTTGGCCTATGCCGAGGACGAGGGCGAGGTCTTCCTGGGACGTTCGGTGACCCAGCACAAGAATATCTCCGAGGAAACCGCCCGGATGATCGACGAAGAAATCCGCGGGATTATCGACCGCAACTACGAGCGGGCGGAACAGATCCTGACCGACAATCTGGACAAGCTGCACATGATGGCCGAGGCGCTGGTCAAATACGAAACCATCGACCGCGCTCAGATCGACGCCATCATGGCGGGCCGGACGCCGCCGCCGCCCAAGGACTGGGAAGATACGCCGCCGACCGAAGGCAAGTCGGCGGGCCAGGAAGAAGATCGGCCGGAGAAACCCGCTCCTTCCCCCGGGGTTAGCCCCCTCGGCGGGCCGGCGAAGCAGCACTACGAGTAA
- the greA gene encoding transcription elongation factor GreA produces MKKIPLTVKGAEKLKQELQKLKSVERPKVIQAIAEAREHGDLKENAEYHAAREQQGFIEGRIREIEGKLANAQIIDVTQIDAEGKVVFGATVELEDLESGETVTYQIVGDDEADIKLGLISVSSPIARALIGKEVEDVVEVRTPKGGREYEILAVRYE; encoded by the coding sequence ATGAAAAAAATACCATTGACCGTCAAAGGGGCGGAAAAGCTCAAACAAGAACTGCAGAAGCTCAAATCCGTGGAGCGTCCGAAAGTCATTCAGGCGATTGCCGAAGCCCGGGAGCACGGGGACTTGAAGGAAAACGCCGAGTACCACGCCGCGCGCGAGCAGCAGGGCTTCATCGAGGGAAGAATCCGGGAAATCGAAGGCAAATTGGCCAACGCTCAGATCATCGACGTCACCCAGATCGACGCCGAGGGCAAGGTGGTGTTCGGCGCCACGGTGGAGTTGGAGGATCTGGAGAGCGGCGAGACGGTGACCTATCAAATCGTCGGCGACGACGAGGCCGATATCAAGCTGGGGCTGATCTCGGTTTCCTCCCCCATCGCGCGGGCTTTGATCGGCAAGGAGGTCGAGGATGTGGTGGAAGTGAGAACGCCCAAGGGCGGGCGGGAATACGAAATTCTCGCGGTGCGTTACGAGTAG
- the glmM gene encoding phosphoglucosamine mutase, with the protein MAKRYFGTDGIRGKVGEAPITPDFVLKLGWAAGQVFRDNGSSHVLVGKDTRISGYMFESALEAGLSAAGVDTQLLGPMPTPGIAYLTRTLRAKAGIVISASHNPYTDNGIKFFSGAGKKLPDEIEAAIETHLEQPMTTVASDRLGKALRIGDAAGRYIEFCKSTVPSCMDLSGLHLVLDCAHGATYHIAPHVFTEVGARVDCIGTQPNGLNINQDCGSIHAQALQREVVARGADLGIAFDGDGDRVLMVDHTGALVDGDELLYIIAASRLGAGKLEGPVVGTLMTNLGLEHALAELGVDLLRAQVGDRYVMEMLETHGGILGGEGSGHIICLDRTTTGDGIVSALQVLAEMWRSGKSLAQLRQGMRKYPQVLHNVRVKAKPPRLDTVAPVWTAKEGVERKLQGSGRVLLRPSGTEPVIRVMIEGRDADLIDELAQELASIVAQSLA; encoded by the coding sequence GTGGCTAAGCGTTATTTCGGCACGGACGGTATTCGCGGCAAGGTGGGGGAAGCGCCGATTACCCCGGATTTCGTTTTGAAATTGGGCTGGGCCGCGGGTCAGGTGTTTCGGGACAACGGCTCGTCCCACGTTTTGGTGGGCAAGGATACCCGAATCTCCGGGTACATGTTCGAGTCGGCCCTGGAAGCCGGCTTGTCCGCCGCCGGGGTGGATACCCAATTGCTCGGCCCTATGCCGACGCCGGGCATCGCCTATTTGACCCGCACTCTGAGAGCCAAGGCCGGGATCGTGATCAGCGCCTCGCACAATCCTTACACCGACAACGGGATCAAATTTTTCTCCGGGGCGGGTAAAAAATTGCCGGACGAGATTGAGGCGGCCATCGAAACCCATCTGGAGCAGCCCATGACCACGGTGGCGTCGGATCGATTGGGCAAAGCCTTGCGCATCGGCGATGCGGCGGGTCGCTATATCGAATTTTGCAAAAGCACCGTTCCCTCGTGCATGGATCTGAGCGGATTGCATCTGGTGCTCGATTGTGCCCACGGGGCGACTTATCACATTGCCCCTCATGTGTTTACCGAGGTGGGGGCCCGGGTGGACTGCATCGGGACCCAGCCCAATGGATTGAACATCAACCAGGATTGCGGCTCGATTCATGCCCAGGCGCTGCAGCGCGAAGTGGTGGCCCGCGGAGCGGATTTGGGAATCGCCTTCGACGGCGACGGCGACCGGGTGCTGATGGTGGATCATACCGGTGCGTTGGTGGACGGGGACGAACTCCTCTACATCATCGCCGCCTCCCGCCTGGGTGCGGGCAAGCTGGAGGGGCCGGTGGTGGGCACTTTGATGACCAATCTGGGATTGGAGCACGCCCTGGCCGAATTGGGCGTGGATTTGCTCCGCGCTCAAGTAGGGGATCGTTACGTCATGGAAATGCTCGAGACCCACGGCGGGATCCTGGGCGGGGAAGGTTCCGGCCATATTATTTGTCTCGATCGCACCACCACGGGCGACGGCATCGTCTCCGCCCTGCAAGTGTTGGCGGAAATGTGGCGCAGCGGCAAATCCTTGGCCCAACTCAGGCAGGGGATGCGTAAGTATCCCCAAGTCCTGCACAATGTGCGGGTAAAGGCCAAGCCACCCCGTTTGGACACCGTTGCCCCCGTTTGGACCGCCAAAGAAGGGGTGGAGCGCAAACTCCAAGGCAGCGGTCGCGTCTTGCTCCGACCGTCCGGCACGGAACCGGTGATCCGGGTCATGATCGAAGGCCGGGATGCGGATTTGATCGATGAGTTGGCGCAGGAATTGGCGTCGATCGTGGCGCAATCCTTGGCATGA
- a CDS encoding PQQ-dependent sugar dehydrogenase translates to MNPYFPNLSFLILLGASVPLQAGMLNTSFEFNDTSGSFTLTNDSGDSATFSGGEAKTIGVFSLYRSGTRAWMVDPETTATVDLSPSARELTVFLRNQSSGTRSMLELLDGNGGILATFTGSSADWLEVNVSEASLGAPVAQIILRNQGSEGYAVLDDFSFSATETTTGQKLEDPIPAPIEKGQIRLRLKPVASGLTAPNWAVPAPGDSEHLYVGDQDGKLWRIRLADGSKEIFLDLSGLLIPLGAFGSDSFDERGFLGFAFHPQYAENGLLYTYTSEPADESSDFSTLPPGTHPDHRSVIREWQLNPDDSTLPLTPAQGRILLSVDQPQFNHDAGALNFGPDGRLYIALGDGGGADDRDGQEFTGSPMVGHGADGNGQDTGNPLGTLLRIDPTGNDSANGRYGIPEDNPFVGSAAGLDEIYAFGFRNPFRFSFDSETGALYLADVGQNDIEEVDLIQAGGNYGWSLKEGEFRFEPNGNDPGFVTDEPVAGDLIDPVAQYDHDEGTAIIGGFVYRGGAVSALNGKYVFGDVAKTGAGDGRLFYLDGGAIRELDLTEREQPGFWVLGFGQDAEGELYVLGNTTGVPFGTTGAVYKLVPNADFNFTTVQIPAVDVTLNNGSSGVYRARLQLVQGSQPFRFELVHAEQLSENFRGDNAIFDQPSGELMLPFVNVVDAGGSLSTYSAELRQVPNAPVLTLELIRAERLK, encoded by the coding sequence ATGAATCCCTATTTCCCGAACCTATCCTTCCTGATTTTGCTGGGAGCTTCGGTACCTCTCCAGGCAGGTATGCTCAACACCAGCTTCGAATTCAACGATACCAGCGGCTCATTCACTCTGACCAACGACAGCGGCGATTCCGCCACTTTCAGCGGCGGCGAAGCGAAAACCATTGGCGTGTTTTCACTCTACCGTTCCGGTACCCGTGCTTGGATGGTCGACCCGGAAACAACCGCAACCGTTGATCTCAGTCCTTCGGCCCGGGAGTTGACCGTCTTTCTGCGAAACCAAAGCAGCGGCACCCGTAGTATGCTGGAACTGCTCGACGGAAACGGCGGCATTCTGGCCACCTTCACCGGTTCCAGCGCGGATTGGCTTGAAGTGAACGTCAGCGAGGCCAGTCTCGGCGCACCGGTGGCGCAAATAATCCTGCGCAACCAAGGAAGCGAGGGGTATGCGGTATTGGACGATTTCAGTTTCAGCGCGACGGAAACCACGACCGGCCAAAAACTCGAGGACCCCATTCCGGCGCCGATTGAAAAAGGACAAATTAGACTGCGATTGAAACCGGTGGCCAGCGGCCTGACCGCTCCCAATTGGGCCGTTCCCGCCCCCGGCGATTCGGAGCATCTGTATGTGGGGGATCAGGACGGCAAGCTTTGGCGCATTCGCCTGGCCGACGGCAGCAAGGAAATCTTCCTGGATCTTTCCGGCCTGCTGATTCCCCTGGGTGCTTTTGGCAGCGACTCGTTCGACGAGCGCGGTTTTCTGGGTTTCGCTTTTCATCCCCAATATGCCGAAAACGGTCTGCTATACACCTATACTTCAGAGCCCGCCGACGAAAGCAGTGACTTTTCCACGCTCCCTCCCGGTACCCACCCCGACCACCGGTCGGTGATTCGCGAATGGCAGCTGAATCCCGACGATTCGACTCTGCCGCTTACCCCGGCGCAGGGAAGGATCTTGTTGAGCGTGGATCAGCCCCAGTTCAACCACGACGCCGGCGCCCTCAATTTCGGTCCCGACGGGAGGTTGTATATCGCTTTGGGCGACGGCGGCGGGGCCGACGATCGCGACGGCCAGGAATTCACGGGCAGCCCGATGGTGGGCCACGGCGCCGACGGCAACGGTCAGGACACCGGCAACCCACTGGGAACCTTGTTACGGATCGATCCGACAGGAAACGATTCGGCTAACGGTCGGTACGGGATCCCGGAAGATAATCCTTTCGTCGGCTCGGCCGCCGGGCTCGATGAAATCTACGCATTCGGCTTCCGCAACCCGTTCCGGTTCTCTTTCGATTCGGAAACCGGTGCCTTGTATCTGGCCGATGTGGGACAGAACGACATCGAAGAAGTCGATTTGATTCAAGCCGGCGGCAATTACGGTTGGAGTCTCAAGGAGGGCGAATTTCGCTTCGAGCCCAACGGCAACGATCCCGGGTTCGTGACCGACGAACCGGTGGCGGGAGATCTGATCGATCCGGTGGCCCAGTACGACCATGATGAAGGAACCGCTATTATCGGTGGCTTTGTTTATCGCGGCGGCGCCGTCTCCGCCCTGAACGGGAAATATGTGTTCGGGGACGTGGCCAAAACCGGCGCCGGCGACGGCCGACTGTTTTATCTCGACGGGGGTGCGATTCGGGAATTGGATCTGACCGAACGGGAGCAGCCCGGCTTCTGGGTCCTCGGCTTCGGCCAGGATGCCGAAGGGGAACTCTACGTGCTCGGCAACACGACCGGCGTTCCCTTCGGAACCACCGGGGCGGTGTATAAACTGGTACCCAACGCCGACTTTAATTTCACCACAGTCCAGATTCCCGCCGTGGATGTCACACTCAATAACGGCAGTAGCGGCGTCTATCGGGCGCGGCTGCAATTGGTCCAGGGGAGCCAGCCCTTCCGTTTCGAATTGGTCCACGCCGAGCAGTTGTCGGAAAACTTCCGCGGCGACAATGCGATTTTTGATCAGCCCAGCGGCGAGTTGATGCTTCCCTTCGTAAATGTGGTCGATGCCGGTGGCAGCCTGTCTACTTATTCGGCCGAGCTTCGGCAAGTCCCCAACGCCCCTGTCTTGACCTTAGAACTGATTCGGGCGGAGCGTTTGAAATAG
- a CDS encoding DUF547 domain-containing protein translates to MQSTLRLIFAILAMLALSTSLAVEPDWSGYGQFLQRHLSRRTAAGIELAWLDYSTIKQDARFRGLVAQLAGFPTESLKSREEKLAFYINAYNILAIKTVVDHWPVDSIKDAGNFVFPVWKRTAGKVGGQEISLDEIEDKLRDMDEPRIHTAIVCASKSCPDLFGEPYTAAQLNAQLNAASKAYLDNPTKGLRVEKGAIRVSRIFDWFEEDFESMGGVEGFIYKYHPDLPTDLPIKVNLPYDWSLNGE, encoded by the coding sequence ATGCAATCTACGCTTCGTTTGATTTTCGCAATTTTGGCAATGCTGGCTTTGAGCACCTCCCTGGCCGTGGAACCCGATTGGAGTGGCTATGGCCAATTTCTCCAACGACACCTAAGCCGTCGCACCGCCGCCGGTATCGAGTTGGCCTGGTTGGATTATTCCACCATCAAGCAAGACGCCCGGTTTCGTGGCCTTGTGGCGCAACTGGCGGGTTTTCCCACGGAAAGTTTGAAAAGCCGAGAAGAGAAACTGGCCTTTTATATCAATGCCTACAATATCCTGGCCATCAAGACGGTCGTGGATCATTGGCCCGTGGACAGTATCAAGGATGCCGGAAATTTCGTTTTTCCGGTATGGAAGCGGACCGCGGGCAAAGTCGGCGGCCAGGAGATCAGTTTGGATGAAATCGAGGACAAGCTGCGCGATATGGATGAGCCGCGGATTCACACGGCCATCGTCTGTGCTTCGAAAAGCTGTCCGGATTTGTTCGGCGAACCCTATACCGCCGCCCAGTTGAATGCTCAACTGAACGCCGCGAGCAAGGCGTATCTCGACAATCCCACCAAAGGACTGCGAGTGGAAAAAGGTGCGATTCGCGTCTCCCGAATTTTCGACTGGTTCGAAGAGGATTTCGAATCCATGGGTGGGGTTGAAGGATTTATTTACAAATATCATCCTGATTTGCCGACGGATTTGCCCATCAAGGTGAACCTTCCCTATGACTGGTCCTTGAACGGCGAATGA
- the yhbY gene encoding ribosome assembly RNA-binding protein YhbY, which translates to MEARLKRNLRSRAHHLKPVVMTGQHGISEAVLAEIGLALDHHELIKVRLSAGDRQARKEMATHICERLEAELVQLLGHVATFYRENPDK; encoded by the coding sequence ATGGAAGCGAGACTGAAGCGCAACTTGAGGAGCCGGGCCCACCACCTCAAACCGGTGGTGATGACCGGTCAACACGGAATCAGTGAAGCGGTCCTGGCCGAAATCGGCCTCGCCTTGGATCACCACGAGTTGATCAAGGTCAGGCTCAGTGCCGGGGATCGCCAAGCGCGAAAGGAAATGGCCACCCACATTTGCGAGCGCCTGGAAGCGGAATTGGTGCAATTACTGGGACATGTCGCCACGTTTTATCGGGAAAACCCGGATAAATAA
- the rlmE gene encoding 23S rRNA (uridine(2552)-2'-O)-methyltransferase RlmE — MARTRSSGRWLAEHFNDTYVRQAQSRGYRSRAVFKLQEIQFRDRILTPGMTVVDLGAAPGGWSQFAADQIGSGGNVVAVDILPMDPLPGVTYLQGDFTEDRVWQNLCALLGETPVDVVLSDMAPNLSGNRSVDQPRAMYLAELALDAAEHLLTEGGCFLTKLFQGEGFESFQKRLRGRFTKVATRKPKASRSRSREVYMLAQGFKS, encoded by the coding sequence ATGGCAAGGACTCGTAGCAGCGGCCGTTGGTTGGCCGAGCATTTCAACGATACGTATGTCCGCCAAGCGCAGTCCCGGGGGTATCGTTCGCGCGCGGTATTCAAATTGCAGGAAATTCAATTCCGCGATCGAATTTTGACCCCCGGAATGACGGTAGTGGATCTGGGCGCGGCCCCCGGGGGATGGTCCCAGTTTGCGGCGGATCAAATCGGCTCCGGCGGCAACGTGGTGGCCGTGGATATTCTCCCCATGGATCCTCTGCCGGGCGTCACCTATTTGCAAGGGGATTTCACCGAGGACCGAGTTTGGCAAAACTTGTGCGCCTTGCTTGGGGAGACTCCGGTGGATGTGGTATTGTCCGACATGGCCCCGAACCTGAGCGGCAACCGCAGCGTGGATCAACCGCGCGCCATGTATTTGGCGGAATTGGCCTTGGATGCCGCCGAGCACCTTCTGACGGAAGGGGGCTGTTTTTTAACGAAACTTTTTCAGGGAGAAGGGTTCGAATCATTTCAGAAGCGCCTGCGTGGGCGCTTTACCAAGGTCGCGACTCGCAAGCCCAAGGCTTCGCGGTCGAGGAGTCGGGAAGTGTATATGTTAGCCCAGGGTTTCAAATCTTAG